A stretch of the Teredinibacter haidensis genome encodes the following:
- a CDS encoding imm11 family protein, which yields MSQYLLCPNMDTSPGLRMSDNGSCNKIIWRKGHKIDLNKFDLSNLEFLCETLPSGGMTDYAVSDMGCSVVSERFKQFLDSLKINTIEYFPATMIEREGEPAKSGYYAANILGLIDCIDKDASEMDAEPNDEGELTIIFSIDKLVLKDTPFSQEPIHRAAHFTRLILINELTKQKIKESGLTGIRLVAPERWDGINGEL from the coding sequence ATGTCACAATATTTACTTTGCCCCAATATGGATACCTCTCCTGGCTTGCGAATGAGCGATAATGGTTCATGCAATAAAATTATTTGGAGAAAGGGGCACAAGATAGATCTAAATAAGTTCGATTTATCAAACCTAGAGTTTTTATGTGAAACGCTACCCTCAGGTGGTATGACGGATTATGCGGTGAGCGATATGGGCTGTTCTGTGGTGTCAGAGCGTTTTAAACAGTTTTTAGATAGCCTTAAGATTAATACCATTGAATATTTTCCAGCCACCATGATAGAACGAGAGGGGGAGCCAGCAAAGTCGGGATATTATGCCGCTAATATACTGGGCTTGATCGATTGTATCGATAAAGATGCTTCTGAGATGGATGCAGAGCCTAATGATGAAGGTGAGCTTACAATTATTTTTAGTATTGACAAGCTAGTATTAAAAGATACCCCCTTTAGCCAAGAGCCTATTCATAGAGCGGCTCATTTTACTCGGTTAATTTTGATTAATGAACTAACCAAGCAGAAAATAAAAGAAAGTGGCTTAACGGGCATTCGCTTAGTTGCACCTGAACGCTGGGATGGCATTAACGGGGAATTGTAG
- a CDS encoding IS1182 family transposase: protein MDSSQGRFIPVIPDEQITEGSFDETVQLLIDHVADLSSFEAGYNNSKGGASAYPPSVLLKIILAAYSRGITGSRKIENLCKFNTVFMSLSGFLTPDHSTLAAFVSKQHKQIEDLFIQIVIECDYLGLIGGNCFSIDGTKLSSNASKDNSGTISDFEKRYKKIKNGVNFLLRQHREEDKAGGVKPDRREREKKKIKKLRKLAKDLEAPLSEMTDKIGRTGKPKKTNLTDSDSSTLMSGGGGAAQGYMAVAVVDDKHQVISGAGIAHETEHKCFIPMLEQVEENLGISLEGRKVLADAGFNTIENVDYCFEHEIDAYLADGGMRTRNPLYKDRDRKKPESRRRKFFKVSEFSYDEESNSCQCPVGNSMRLAMDDYILNGEHYRKFVGLLNDCRSCSFQKQCMKSAPRLQGRQVSIKKDAKSNPPSPFDLMKEKIDSPEGRDIYGGRMGAVEPVFGNIKHNIGLKWLSLRGLETVTGQWLLFTMVHNMVKIQKYGEYEPQ from the coding sequence ATTGACTCGAGCCAAGGTCGATTTATTCCCGTTATCCCTGATGAGCAAATAACAGAGGGTAGTTTTGATGAAACGGTTCAGCTTCTAATCGATCACGTTGCTGATTTAAGCTCGTTCGAGGCGGGTTACAATAACTCCAAGGGTGGAGCCTCAGCTTACCCTCCATCAGTGTTGTTAAAAATTATACTGGCCGCCTATTCTCGCGGTATTACCGGTAGCCGAAAAATTGAAAACCTTTGTAAGTTCAATACCGTCTTTATGAGCTTGTCTGGATTCCTTACTCCGGATCACTCGACACTAGCGGCATTCGTATCTAAACAGCATAAGCAAATCGAAGATCTATTTATTCAAATTGTCATAGAGTGCGATTACCTAGGCTTGATCGGAGGCAATTGTTTTTCAATCGACGGTACGAAGCTGTCGTCTAATGCCAGTAAAGATAATTCGGGCACAATTTCTGATTTCGAGAAGCGGTACAAGAAAATAAAGAATGGCGTTAATTTTCTATTAAGGCAGCACCGCGAGGAAGACAAAGCGGGCGGTGTGAAGCCTGATCGTCGAGAGAGAGAAAAGAAGAAAATCAAGAAATTGCGAAAACTTGCTAAGGATCTAGAAGCCCCTCTTAGTGAAATGACGGACAAAATTGGCCGTACAGGCAAGCCCAAAAAGACCAATCTTACGGACTCGGATAGCAGTACCCTAATGTCCGGAGGTGGTGGTGCCGCACAAGGGTATATGGCCGTTGCTGTTGTAGATGATAAACACCAAGTGATTTCTGGTGCGGGAATAGCGCATGAAACAGAGCACAAATGCTTCATCCCAATGCTTGAGCAGGTTGAGGAGAACCTAGGAATAAGCTTAGAGGGACGAAAGGTTCTAGCTGACGCAGGGTTTAATACTATTGAAAACGTCGACTACTGTTTTGAACATGAAATTGATGCCTATTTAGCCGACGGGGGCATGCGAACAAGAAACCCGCTCTATAAAGACAGGGATCGCAAGAAACCGGAATCGCGCAGACGGAAATTCTTTAAGGTCAGTGAATTTAGCTACGACGAGGAAAGTAATAGTTGTCAATGCCCGGTCGGTAACAGCATGAGGTTGGCGATGGATGATTACATACTGAATGGCGAACACTACCGAAAGTTTGTGGGGCTGCTAAACGATTGTCGAAGCTGTTCATTTCAGAAGCAGTGTATGAAAAGCGCACCGAGACTACAGGGTCGACAAGTATCGATTAAAAAGGACGCGAAATCGAATCCTCCGAGCCCCTTTGATCTAATGAAAGAAAAGATAGATTCGCCGGAGGGGCGAGATATATACGGGGGCAGAATGGGCGCTGTAGAGCCGGTGTTTGGGAACATTAAGCATAACATTGGATTAAAGTGGTTGAGCCTGCGAGGTTTAGAGACGGTCACGGGTCAATGGTTGCTGTTCACAATGGTACATAATATGGTAAAGATTCAAAAATACGGCGAATATGAGCCCCAGTAG
- a CDS encoding GNAT family N-acetyltransferase produces MGNIEIRKYRKSDYSSCEELVNLAWRFDKIFASEKLFVLAKELYTRGSFFTSNYHMVAEINGKVVGFIFGFNINNKNPKGGLLLGLKATFKLYFGSTNKEERNILIETATVHGKNRASVDSRNVNEIVLFVIDEAYRGLGIGSKLWNSFKGHCDNSNSEIIRVETNRLGASGFYERIGFKFYANFNSPLHELATKGGQACIYEYSRSEI; encoded by the coding sequence GTGGGAAATATTGAAATAAGGAAATACCGAAAGTCAGATTACTCTAGCTGTGAAGAGTTAGTTAATCTTGCTTGGAGATTCGATAAAATATTTGCATCAGAAAAGCTATTTGTGTTGGCCAAAGAGCTATACACAAGAGGCTCATTTTTCACTAGCAATTATCATATGGTCGCAGAAATTAACGGAAAGGTCGTTGGCTTTATCTTCGGGTTTAATATTAATAACAAAAATCCTAAAGGCGGTCTGCTGCTTGGGTTAAAAGCTACATTCAAGTTATATTTTGGTAGCACTAATAAAGAAGAACGCAATATATTAATTGAGACAGCAACTGTACATGGAAAAAACAGAGCATCTGTAGACTCTCGAAATGTAAATGAAATTGTTCTATTCGTTATAGACGAAGCTTATCGGGGCTTAGGCATAGGCTCCAAATTGTGGAATTCATTCAAAGGTCATTGCGATAATTCAAATTCCGAAATAATACGTGTAGAAACAAATAGATTGGGCGCAAGTGGCTTCTATGAAAGAATAGGGTTTAAGTTTTATGCCAACTTCAACTCTCCGCTACATGAACTTGCCACAAAAGGTGGTCAAGCATGTATATATGAGTATAGCAGAAGTGAAATCTAA
- a CDS encoding RNA methyltransferase, whose product MKNSYACIGLFNPKSPENVGSVMRAAGCYGVNSVFYTGKRYDHAKPFYTDTQRIYETLPLIGVKELEDIIPLGCVPVAIELIAGAKPLTSYKHPARAFYIFGPEDGTLKKEITDFCEDIVYIPTEGCMNLAATVNVVLYDRLAKGDHFSHHQDSLKNKKNQPNNLP is encoded by the coding sequence ATGAAAAATAGTTATGCCTGTATCGGCCTGTTCAACCCTAAGTCTCCTGAGAATGTCGGTTCAGTGATGCGTGCCGCTGGCTGCTATGGCGTCAATTCCGTGTTCTATACAGGAAAACGGTACGATCACGCCAAGCCTTTCTACACCGACACCCAAAGAATTTATGAAACACTGCCGCTCATAGGAGTAAAGGAATTAGAAGATATTATACCGTTGGGCTGCGTACCAGTGGCCATTGAGTTGATCGCTGGCGCCAAGCCACTAACTAGCTATAAGCACCCAGCCCGAGCCTTTTACATTTTTGGTCCAGAAGACGGCACTCTGAAAAAAGAGATCACCGACTTTTGCGAGGATATTGTCTATATTCCAACTGAGGGCTGCATGAATTTAGCCGCCACTGTAAATGTAGTACTCTACGACCGCCTCGCTAAGGGAGATCACTTCTCTCACCATCAAGACTCATTAAAGAACAAGAAAAATCAGCCAAACAACCTGCCATAA
- a CDS encoding YheV family putative zinc ribbon protein, with amino-acid sequence MKKRFIAGAVCPKCGVMDKILNYQDEEKNYRECVACGYKDEILIRPVIKELETRVNRTEEEMQSQTQVIQFPPKE; translated from the coding sequence ATGAAAAAACGCTTTATTGCCGGGGCCGTCTGCCCCAAATGCGGAGTAATGGACAAAATCCTAAATTATCAGGATGAAGAGAAAAATTATCGTGAGTGTGTAGCCTGCGGCTACAAAGATGAAATACTGATAAGACCGGTAATAAAAGAACTGGAAACCCGCGTAAACCGAACGGAAGAAGAAATGCAATCACAAACCCAAGTTATACAGTTTCCACCAAAAGAATAA
- the prlC gene encoding oligopeptidase A: MNNPLLQDQTLPPFDAIQTEHVVPAVTQLLSDARAQLTQQLAQLKDVTWETLVAPIEERGDILNKAWSPVGHLNAVCNSDELREAYEQSRQLLTEYFTELGQNETLYKAYQQLRDGQHYPLLSQAQKKTVDNAIRDFKLSGVALPTEQKQRYGEIQSRLSTLTNQFSNNVLDATHGWYKHIEDEKALVGLPPFAIAAAKEAAQSKELSGWVLTLDTPVYFTVITQSENPELRREMYEAFNTRASDQGPSAGKWNNSDIMEEILALRQELAQLLGFNNYAEFSIEPKMAETTDQVVEFLRDLAKKSKPFAEKDLQELKAFASSEYDVQQLKAWDIPFYSEKLKLARYSISQEELRPYFPADTVIKGLFEVANRLFKLEFEDKTAEVKTWHESVKYYQITQNGEPIAGFYFDLYAREKKRGGAWMDECRVRRIRQGELQLPVAYLVCNFNPPLDGKPSLLTHNEVTTTFHEFGHGIHHMLTQIDVAAVSGINGVAWDAVELPSQFMENFCWEREVLAFLSAHYEDGKSLPEEKLNNMLAAKNFQAAMFMQRQLEFSLFDFLLHIHSGANEFPGVQALLNQVRDEVAVFSPPSFNRFQHSFSHIFAGGYAAGYYSYKWAEVLSADAYSAFEEAGIFDTATGQRYLQEILQKGGSEDAMVLFKNFRGREPNVDALLRHSGLAT; encoded by the coding sequence ATGAACAACCCTCTGTTGCAAGACCAAACCTTACCTCCCTTTGATGCGATTCAAACAGAACATGTGGTGCCAGCAGTCACTCAGCTTTTATCCGATGCACGCGCGCAGCTAACACAGCAGCTTGCGCAGTTAAAAGACGTGACATGGGAAACATTGGTGGCACCCATCGAAGAGCGAGGCGATATCTTAAACAAAGCCTGGTCGCCAGTCGGTCATCTTAACGCGGTTTGCAACAGCGATGAACTGCGAGAAGCTTACGAACAGAGCCGACAGCTGCTAACCGAGTATTTTACCGAGCTTGGGCAAAATGAAACCCTATACAAAGCCTATCAGCAGCTGCGCGATGGCCAGCACTACCCCTTACTTAGTCAGGCCCAGAAAAAAACCGTAGATAACGCCATTCGCGATTTTAAATTGTCCGGCGTCGCCTTGCCCACCGAACAGAAACAGCGCTACGGCGAAATACAATCCCGCCTATCGACCTTAACCAACCAGTTTTCCAACAACGTTCTCGATGCTACTCACGGCTGGTACAAGCACATTGAAGATGAAAAAGCACTGGTGGGTTTACCGCCATTTGCCATTGCCGCCGCCAAAGAAGCTGCCCAATCCAAAGAGCTTAGCGGCTGGGTACTAACGCTCGACACACCCGTCTATTTCACCGTTATCACCCAGAGCGAAAACCCCGAACTGCGCAGGGAAATGTACGAAGCCTTTAACACCCGCGCATCAGACCAAGGCCCCAGCGCTGGAAAATGGAATAACTCCGACATAATGGAAGAAATACTGGCCCTGCGTCAGGAATTAGCCCAGCTACTTGGCTTTAACAACTACGCCGAATTTTCCATCGAACCCAAGATGGCAGAAACCACAGACCAAGTCGTCGAATTTCTGCGCGACCTCGCAAAAAAATCAAAGCCCTTTGCCGAAAAAGATCTTCAGGAGCTCAAAGCCTTTGCCTCCAGCGAATACGACGTACAGCAACTAAAAGCCTGGGATATTCCGTTCTACTCAGAAAAACTCAAATTAGCACGCTACAGTATTTCGCAGGAAGAACTGCGCCCCTACTTTCCAGCCGACACCGTTATCAAAGGCTTGTTCGAAGTGGCGAATCGCCTATTTAAGCTAGAATTTGAAGACAAAACAGCAGAAGTCAAAACCTGGCACGAGTCGGTAAAATATTACCAAATTACGCAAAACGGCGAGCCCATCGCCGGCTTCTATTTCGATCTCTATGCCCGCGAGAAAAAACGTGGTGGCGCCTGGATGGATGAATGCAGGGTAAGACGCATTCGCCAGGGCGAATTACAACTACCCGTTGCCTACCTAGTGTGCAACTTTAATCCGCCGCTCGACGGCAAGCCATCGCTGCTAACCCACAACGAAGTCACAACAACCTTCCACGAATTTGGCCACGGCATACATCATATGCTCACGCAAATAGATGTCGCAGCGGTAAGCGGCATTAACGGTGTCGCGTGGGATGCCGTAGAGCTACCCAGCCAGTTTATGGAAAACTTCTGCTGGGAACGCGAAGTCCTCGCGTTTTTATCTGCTCACTACGAAGATGGCAAATCACTGCCCGAAGAAAAGCTTAACAATATGCTGGCCGCCAAAAACTTCCAGGCAGCCATGTTTATGCAACGGCAACTAGAGTTTTCACTGTTCGATTTCCTCCTGCATATTCACAGTGGCGCCAACGAATTCCCCGGCGTACAAGCACTGCTAAACCAAGTGCGCGACGAAGTCGCCGTATTTTCTCCGCCAAGCTTCAACCGCTTCCAACACAGCTTCTCCCATATCTTTGCCGGAGGCTACGCGGCGGGTTATTACAGCTACAAGTGGGCCGAAGTGCTGTCTGCCGATGCATACTCCGCTTTTGAAGAAGCCGGAATTTTCGATACCGCAACAGGTCAGCGCTACCTGCAGGAAATATTACAAAAAGGCGGCTCAGAAGATGCCATGGTACTGTTCAAAAACTTCCGTGGCCGCGAGCCAAACGTAGATGCACTATTAAGACACTCCGGACTGGCCACCTAA
- a CDS encoding gamma carbonic anhydrase family protein: MSENKPLAGNIRPYKDHTPMLGERVFVDAAAVVIGDVELGDDVSVWPCAVVRGDMHSIRVGKRTSIQDNVTLHITHASKFTRDGWPVNIGDDVTIGHGACLHGCTVGNRVLIGIGATILDGVVIEDNVMVAAGALVPPGKRLESGYLYVGNPAKQARALKESECAFFEYSANNYVALKDDYLNEQ, translated from the coding sequence ATGAGCGAAAACAAGCCCCTTGCCGGCAATATCCGGCCTTACAAAGACCATACACCGATGCTGGGCGAACGCGTGTTTGTCGATGCTGCCGCCGTTGTTATTGGTGATGTAGAGCTGGGCGACGATGTATCTGTTTGGCCCTGCGCAGTGGTTCGCGGCGATATGCACAGTATCCGCGTGGGTAAACGCACCAGTATTCAGGACAATGTGACCCTACATATTACCCATGCGAGCAAGTTTACGCGCGATGGCTGGCCGGTGAATATTGGCGATGATGTGACTATTGGTCACGGCGCCTGTTTGCATGGCTGCACGGTGGGAAACCGCGTGCTGATTGGGATAGGCGCTACGATACTGGACGGCGTGGTTATTGAAGATAATGTGATGGTTGCGGCAGGGGCTTTGGTTCCGCCGGGCAAGAGGCTGGAATCGGGCTACCTTTATGTGGGTAATCCGGCAAAACAGGCGCGCGCGTTAAAAGAATCCGAATGCGCCTTTTTCGAATATTCTGCCAACAATTATGTGGCGCTGAAAGACGATTACTTAAACGAGCAGTGA
- the uxuA gene encoding mannonate dehydratase: MTVIDYSNTLMEQTMRWFGPKDPVSLSNLRQAGCAGVVSALHQIPNGVVWSVEDIQARKDEIEAAGMRWSVVESLPVHEDIKSQELGFEQFIENYKQSLRNLAACDINIITYNFMPLLDWTRTSLSYDMPDGGKALRFDMIDVAAYDIFMLKRPNAVDGYSEDVAALAKEKFDALDESDKVALEKTIVAGLPGSEVGFSTEQFLQAIMVYHDIGPEQYKQNLFYFLQQVCPIADELGIKLVVHPDDPPFTIYGLPRVVSTAEDLDELFEAVPNESNCLCFCAGSFSIREDNYLEGMVRRFGDRIYFIHLRNTQREQYGSFHESQHLNGSIDMFELIKAIVEVSRKRGVSIPMRPDHGHQILDDLDKQANPGYSAIGRLKGLAELRGLELGIARSLVAL; the protein is encoded by the coding sequence ATGACCGTTATAGATTATTCCAATACCTTAATGGAGCAAACCATGCGCTGGTTTGGCCCGAAAGATCCCGTTAGCCTTTCCAATTTGCGACAAGCTGGCTGTGCCGGTGTTGTCAGCGCCCTTCATCAAATTCCCAATGGGGTGGTTTGGAGCGTGGAGGATATTCAAGCCAGAAAGGACGAAATTGAAGCAGCCGGTATGCGCTGGAGTGTTGTTGAAAGTTTACCGGTACACGAAGATATAAAATCCCAAGAGCTGGGCTTTGAACAGTTTATCGAAAATTACAAACAGAGCCTGCGCAATCTTGCCGCCTGCGATATAAATATTATTACCTATAATTTTATGCCGCTACTGGACTGGACTAGAACAAGCTTGAGCTACGACATGCCCGATGGTGGTAAAGCTTTGCGCTTCGATATGATCGATGTGGCGGCCTACGATATATTTATGCTTAAGCGCCCGAATGCGGTGGACGGCTATTCGGAAGACGTCGCTGCCCTGGCAAAAGAAAAATTTGACGCCTTAGATGAAAGCGACAAAGTGGCCTTGGAAAAAACCATTGTTGCGGGTTTGCCGGGTAGTGAGGTGGGCTTCAGTACGGAGCAATTTTTACAGGCAATTATGGTTTACCATGATATTGGCCCTGAGCAATACAAACAAAATTTGTTCTATTTTTTACAGCAGGTTTGTCCAATTGCTGACGAGCTGGGCATTAAGCTTGTTGTTCACCCGGATGATCCTCCCTTTACCATTTATGGTTTGCCTCGGGTTGTGAGTACGGCTGAAGATTTGGATGAGTTATTTGAAGCGGTACCGAATGAATCCAATTGCCTGTGTTTTTGCGCAGGGTCTTTTAGTATTCGTGAAGACAATTATTTAGAGGGTATGGTGCGCCGGTTTGGTGATCGTATTTATTTTATTCACCTGCGTAATACCCAGAGGGAACAGTACGGTAGCTTTCACGAGTCCCAGCATTTGAATGGCAGTATCGATATGTTTGAATTGATCAAGGCCATAGTGGAGGTATCACGTAAGCGGGGGGTTTCCATTCCTATGCGGCCGGATCACGGACATCAAATTCTGGATGATCTGGATAAGCAGGCTAATCCGGGGTATTCGGCGATTGGACGATTGAAAGGTCTGGCCGAATTGCGTGGGTTGGAGTTGGGAATCGCTCGTTCTTTAGTCGCGTTATAG
- a CDS encoding lactonase family protein has protein sequence MQTFYTGGYTGSEETASKGIYQFDFNPETREMGNLSLVVETTNPSWLMQENKNTYAVGETPQGVLNVYEGGELKQTLASEGASPCHLALSKDKQHLVVANYMGGNIALFSRDRNTGLLGEQPQVKQHTGAGPDKDRQEAAHAHWVGWDKAEKILYVVDLGIDTIMAYPFDQASGQLGEGFVALKAKPGAGPRHMIFHPTKNAIYVVNELDNTLSLVVQNDDGTLTEKQTISILPEDFNEYSLAAHIVLNAAGSRLYVSNRGHDSIAVVALEEEGTMDLIQWQSSLGHWPRYFSLLEDSNTLLVANEQSNMLVALEVAADGRLAPTGQTLDVGTPTFIGTP, from the coding sequence ATGCAAACTTTCTATACCGGTGGTTATACCGGCTCTGAAGAAACCGCCAGTAAAGGTATTTACCAATTCGATTTTAATCCTGAAACGAGGGAAATGGGCAACCTAAGCCTGGTAGTAGAAACCACAAATCCCTCCTGGCTGATGCAGGAAAATAAAAACACTTATGCCGTGGGTGAAACCCCTCAGGGTGTTCTGAATGTTTATGAGGGAGGCGAACTAAAGCAAACGCTAGCGAGTGAAGGCGCTTCGCCTTGCCATCTGGCTCTCAGTAAAGATAAGCAGCATTTAGTTGTGGCGAATTATATGGGCGGGAATATTGCCTTGTTTTCTCGAGACAGAAATACGGGCTTATTGGGCGAGCAGCCACAAGTTAAGCAGCACACCGGTGCTGGCCCCGACAAAGATCGCCAAGAGGCGGCCCACGCGCATTGGGTGGGCTGGGATAAGGCCGAGAAGATTTTATACGTGGTGGATTTGGGTATTGATACCATTATGGCCTACCCTTTCGATCAAGCGAGTGGGCAATTAGGTGAGGGTTTTGTGGCATTAAAAGCCAAGCCTGGTGCTGGCCCGCGTCATATGATTTTTCATCCCACTAAAAATGCGATCTATGTGGTCAATGAGCTGGATAATACGCTTTCCTTAGTGGTACAGAATGACGACGGTACATTGACCGAGAAACAAACTATTTCCATCCTGCCGGAAGATTTTAACGAGTATTCGCTGGCCGCTCATATTGTGCTGAATGCTGCGGGTAGCCGTTTGTATGTTTCCAACCGAGGCCACGATTCCATTGCGGTTGTGGCTCTGGAGGAGGAAGGAACGATGGATCTTATTCAGTGGCAATCGTCGCTGGGCCATTGGCCACGGTATTTCTCTTTACTGGAGGACAGCAATACTTTGCTGGTGGCGAATGAACAAAGCAACATGCTGGTTGCTCTGGAAGTTGCAGCCGATGGTCGGCTGGCACCAACAGGGCAGACGTTGGATGTGGGTACGCCAACCTTTATCGGTACCCCTTGA
- a CDS encoding potassium channel beta subunit family protein encodes MQYRRLGKSGLQVSALSLGSWVTFGKQVHLDDAKAMIQAAFDLGINFFDNAEGYEAGESEIVMGNAIKALGLPRDEYCVSSKVFWGGKKPNQLGLSNKHVTEACNAALKRLQVDYLDLYFCHRPDIDTPIEETVRSMHNLVAQGKVLYWGTSEWNAQQIMEAHMIARQYNLTPPTMEQPQYNLFERQKVEEEYRDIYTGVGLGTTVWSPLASGVLTGKYNNGIGSDGRLNLPGYEWLKEMYESEEGQEKIEKTRKLSAVADGLGVPVHHLALAWCLKNPNVSTVILGASKIEQLKDNVAALDVIEKITPEVNDAIEAIVQNRPADPMRWAEL; translated from the coding sequence ATGCAATATCGTCGATTGGGTAAATCTGGGCTACAGGTGAGTGCTTTATCGCTGGGTTCCTGGGTTACCTTCGGTAAGCAGGTACATCTGGATGATGCCAAAGCTATGATCCAGGCTGCGTTTGATCTGGGTATTAATTTCTTCGACAACGCCGAAGGCTATGAAGCCGGTGAATCGGAAATTGTAATGGGTAACGCCATCAAAGCGTTGGGCCTGCCACGGGACGAATACTGTGTTTCCAGCAAGGTGTTCTGGGGCGGTAAAAAGCCCAATCAGTTGGGGCTGAGTAATAAGCATGTTACTGAGGCCTGTAACGCTGCGCTTAAGCGTCTGCAGGTGGACTACTTGGACCTGTATTTCTGCCATCGTCCGGATATAGATACCCCTATCGAAGAAACCGTACGCTCTATGCATAACCTGGTTGCGCAGGGCAAAGTACTCTACTGGGGAACCTCCGAATGGAACGCGCAGCAGATTATGGAAGCCCATATGATCGCCCGCCAGTACAACCTGACCCCTCCCACCATGGAGCAGCCGCAGTACAATCTGTTCGAGCGTCAAAAGGTGGAAGAGGAATATCGCGATATATACACCGGCGTTGGTCTGGGTACTACAGTTTGGTCGCCACTGGCCAGCGGTGTGCTTACTGGCAAATACAACAACGGTATCGGCAGCGATGGTCGCTTGAACCTGCCCGGTTATGAGTGGTTGAAGGAGATGTACGAGTCGGAAGAAGGCCAGGAGAAGATCGAGAAGACCCGTAAACTCTCCGCCGTCGCCGATGGTTTGGGTGTACCTGTCCACCATTTGGCACTGGCCTGGTGTTTAAAGAACCCTAATGTGAGTACCGTTATTCTCGGCGCATCTAAAATCGAGCAGCTGAAAGACAATGTTGCCGCGCTTGATGTGATCGAAAAGATCACACCCGAAGTTAACGATGCCATAGAAGCCATTGTGCAGAATCGCCCGGCTGACCCAATGCGTTGGGCTGAGCTGTAA
- the yihA gene encoding ribosome biogenesis GTP-binding protein YihA/YsxC, giving the protein MTEINFRKAQFLISSPSLRDCPAEGGAEVAFAGRSNAGKSSAINKLTDNGKLARTSKTPGRTQLINFFSLDNDHQQRLVDLPGYGYAKVPLATKKKWQAHLSEYLHERQSLNGLVLLMDIRHPLQEFDTMMINWAVDAEMPVHILLTKSDKLNRGAAKNTLLEVQRHLKNSNVEDLVSAQTFSALKGDGVAELEKVLANWLTIKEPEEE; this is encoded by the coding sequence ATGACGGAAATTAACTTCCGAAAAGCTCAATTTTTAATCAGCTCCCCGAGCCTAAGAGATTGCCCCGCCGAAGGCGGTGCTGAGGTGGCCTTTGCCGGACGTTCTAACGCAGGCAAGTCCAGCGCCATTAACAAACTGACCGACAACGGTAAGCTGGCGCGAACCAGTAAAACGCCCGGGCGCACACAGCTAATCAATTTCTTCTCGCTCGACAATGACCATCAACAGCGACTCGTCGACCTACCCGGCTACGGCTACGCCAAGGTGCCACTGGCAACCAAGAAAAAATGGCAGGCACACTTATCGGAATACCTGCACGAACGCCAATCCCTAAACGGGCTGGTACTGCTGATGGATATCCGTCATCCGCTGCAGGAATTTGACACCATGATGATTAACTGGGCAGTGGACGCTGAAATGCCGGTGCATATTCTGCTCACCAAATCCGACAAACTGAATCGCGGCGCCGCTAAAAACACCTTGCTGGAAGTACAGCGCCACCTGAAAAACTCCAATGTGGAAGATCTGGTCTCTGCCCAAACCTTTTCGGCCCTAAAAGGCGACGGCGTGGCCGAGCTAGAGAAAGTGCTCGCCAACTGGCTGACAATCAAAGAACCAGAAGAAGAATAG
- a CDS encoding c-type cytochrome, translating to MNKVFRATLISFGLLGAALSSQVNAAGDAANGEALAAACTACHGADGNSAIASFPKLAGLGEKYLLKQLQDIKSKVRDVPQMTGQLDASSEQDMADIAAFFASKTTQLSGSKEQKVQLNSGVKVDGLKLGAKVYRAGNHESGVPACSGCHSPRGQGNAPAGYPRVSGQHAEYIAKQLKDFRAGNRTNDGDAMIMRGVAQYMSDAEIDAVANFIAGLN from the coding sequence ATGAACAAAGTATTTCGCGCCACTTTGATTTCTTTCGGCCTATTGGGTGCAGCCCTGTCGTCACAGGTGAATGCTGCTGGCGATGCGGCAAATGGTGAGGCTCTGGCCGCAGCCTGTACCGCCTGTCATGGGGCTGATGGTAACAGCGCCATTGCCAGCTTCCCCAAGCTGGCTGGGCTGGGTGAGAAGTATCTGCTCAAGCAGCTTCAGGATATAAAGTCCAAGGTGCGCGATGTGCCGCAAATGACGGGGCAGCTGGATGCTTCCAGCGAACAGGATATGGCCGATATAGCCGCTTTCTTTGCCAGTAAAACGACCCAGCTCAGTGGTTCCAAAGAGCAGAAAGTTCAGCTGAACTCCGGTGTTAAGGTCGATGGTTTGAAATTGGGCGCCAAGGTTTACCGTGCGGGTAATCACGAAAGTGGTGTTCCGGCTTGTAGTGGTTGCCACTCTCCCCGCGGCCAGGGCAATGCCCCCGCTGGATACCCTCGCGTGAGTGGTCAGCACGCGGAGTATATTGCCAAACAGTTAAAAGATTTCCGCGCCGGTAATCGTACTAACGATGGTGATGCTATGATTATGCGCGGCGTTGCCCAGTATATGAGCGATGCTGAAATTGATGCGGTGGCGAATTTTATCGCCGGTTTGAACTAG